One genomic window of Kosmotoga olearia TBF 19.5.1 includes the following:
- a CDS encoding sodium:proton antiporter gives MIQYFSIILFVLGIYGLLTQKNLVKMVVSLNIMDVGINLFIISLGYVDGGKAPILSPWTPESTLNFVDPLPQALVLTAIVIGVGITALALSLIIKIHRTYGSVDLDEIRGNVK, from the coding sequence ATGATACAGTATTTTTCCATCATTTTATTTGTATTGGGAATCTACGGATTACTTACACAAAAAAACCTTGTGAAGATGGTTGTCTCTCTAAACATTATGGATGTTGGTATAAATCTATTCATAATTTCTTTAGGCTATGTTGATGGTGGCAAGGCCCCTATACTTTCACCCTGGACACCAGAAAGCACATTGAATTTTGTCGATCCTTTACCACAGGCGCTAGTGCTTACCGCGATTGTGATTGGCGTTGGGATCACCGCTCTTGCACTTTCTTTGATCATAAAAATACACAGAACATACGGTTCTGTCGATCTGGATGAAATAAGGGGGAATGTCAAATGA